The Arachis ipaensis cultivar K30076 chromosome B07, Araip1.1, whole genome shotgun sequence genome includes a window with the following:
- the LOC107609416 gene encoding myosin-binding protein 3 isoform X2 yields the protein MTIFLTHHDVIITKLSLNVLFNILPSFHCSFFSLPTLFPLLTFSSTLFIESHTYAKETPKLRKIGNKTKKQKPSMAANKFATMLHRNTNKVVVILVYAVLEWILIVLLLLNSLFSYLISRFAKCVGLQPPCLWCSRVDHILQHGKSGNLDKDLVCESHAAEISKLGYCSNHKKLADTQHMCEDCLASRPNRHENSVGIGHNRIAFISWISHENGDDDDTKRCSCCNESLRRELYPPYLLLKPSWGDARKGSFIVESIHDEKEADKDIEFEINNGEEEEEEDHDDVHQILSDIESFILREVAEDRSSSVSNLHSDEKEGEKDDLIIITELDPNGSINCWEDRSIEVIHRHFKNNVECETNRLIPVEFIDSVTSLPFEPCKIDELERFDITESSLENSIVFEFEELKQDSVAKVHREKIFTFEEAQTSSNEDNNVEAVSEEQNNTRVDLPISEEPLCSYGSSHEDESSMDDESSTSDDDDDDVGNAFEKFIAQNNLSKSQILSNGDNDIEDDMEESHKNPTEQEFSCQCIAEDESSESEDDTGVANAFDEFISQNNLCLDKGEKDNDYAEMIVNDDGVDNAFDKFISQNNLCSDKEAAKDNDYAEMIEKTNSAEKNHEETSHQSCEADEDKLPGTPSSVNGLQYAHRKLMQRELGAEDSMDGSVASELEYGDPISTIDNLKTALKSERKALSAIYQELEEERSASAVAANQTMAMITRLQEEKAAMRMEALQYQRMMEEQAEYDQEALQLLNELMLKREKEKQELEKELEEYRQKVMDYEAKEKIRLLRRMKDGTTRSRDSSSSSDISIDLNREVRDKEEEDNLNNKATTADGVSNLEEMALDCVKHISVLDDSLAEFEEERALILDQLRELEEKIMNLEESEEFMDDIEITEHSSTHCDKELNENCSNYSSPEENMHNFSDDKQNNQRRTMGSLAKRLLPYLDAAENENEEEAYTLDHTQIMKPESVEDVQDSVGAIEKVSVEEEVDRVYERLQALESDREFLQNCVGSIQNGDKGTDLLQEILQHLRDLKAVEHRLKNLGTDPLM from the exons ATGACAATATTTTTGACTCACCATGATGTGATAATTACCAAACTATCCCTTAATGTACTCTTTAACATCCTTCCTTCTTTCCATTGCTCTTTCTTTTCCCTTCCCACACTTTTCCCTCTTCTCACATTCTCTTCCACACTCTTCATAGAGTCACACACATATGCAAAAGAAACTCCAAAGCTTCGGAAAATTGGAAAcaaaaccaaaaaacaaaaacCATCAATGGCCGCCAACAAGTTTGCCACCATGCTACACAGAAACACCAACAAAGTTGTGGTGATTCTTGTGTATGCAGTTCTTGAATGGATCCTCATAGTACTTCTTCTCCTCAACTCCTTGTTCAGCTACCTCATCTCAAGATTTGCAAAATGTGTTGGCCTCCAACCACCATGCCTTTGGTGCTCAAGGGTTGATCACATCTTGCAGCATGGAAAAAGTGGAAATTTGGATAAGGATCTTGTTTGTGAGTCTCATGCAGCTGAGATTTCGAAGCTTGGTTACTGTTCAAATCATAAAAAGCTTGCTGACACACAGCACATGTGTGAGGATTGCTTGGCTTCTAGGCCGAACCGGCACGAAAACTCAGTTGGGATTGGACACAACAGAATCGCATTCATATCTTGGATTAGTCATGAAAACGGTGATGATGATGACACAAAGAGATGCTCCTGCTGCAATGAGAGCTTGAGGAGAGAGCTTTACCCTCCTTATCTTTTGTTGAAGCCTTCTTGGGGAGATGCAAGAAAAGGCTCTTTCATTGTAGAATCAATACATGATGAAAAGGAAGCTGATAAAGACATTGAGTTTGAGATTAacaatggagaagaagaagaagaagaagatcatgATGATGTGCATCAGATACTTTCTGATATTGAGAGTTTTATCCTCAGGGAAGTGGCAGAGGATCGTTCGAGTTCTGTCTCGAACTTGCACTCTGATGAAAAGGAAGGAGAAAAAGATGATCTTATCATCATCACCGAGCTGGATCCTAATGGTTCTATCAATTGTTGGGAAGATAGATCAATTGAAGTCATCCATAGACACTTCAAGAACAATGTGGAATGCGAAACGAATCGCTTGATACCTGTTGAGTTCATAGATTCTGTTACCTCTTTGCCTTTTGAACCATGCAAGATTGATGAACTTGAAAGGTTTGATATAACTGAATCAAGCTTGGAGAATTCTATagtttttgaatttgaagaatTGAAACAGGATTCAGTAGCAAAGGTACATCGAGAGAAGATTTTTACTTTTGAAGAAGCTCAAACTTCTTCGAATGAAGACAACAATGTTGAAGCTGTCTCAGAAGAACAAAATAACACTAGAG TTGATTTGCCTATATCTGAAGAACCACTTTGCTCATATGGAAGCTCACATGAAGATGAATCTTCAATGGATGATGAATCCTCAacaagtgatgatgatgatgatgatgttggaAATGCCTTTGAAAAATTCATTGCTCAGAATAATCTAAGCAAGTCTCAAATTTTATCCAATGGTGACAATGATATAGAAGATGATATGGAAGAATCACACAAAAATCCAACAG AACAAGAATTCTCATGTCAATGCATAGCAGAAGACGAATCTTCAGAAAGCGAGGATGATACTGGAGTTGCTAATGCCTTTGATGAATTCATTTCTCAGAATAACCTAT GTTTAGATAAAGGTGAAAAAGATAATGATTATGCTGAAATGATTGTGAATGATGATGGAGTTGACAATGCCTTTGATAAATTTATTTCTCAGAATAACCTAT GTTCAGATAAAGAAGCTGCAAAAGATAATGACTATGCTGAAATGATTGAGAAAACAAACTCAGCCGAGAAAAATCATGAAGAAACAAGCCATCAATCATGTGAAGCAGATGAAGATAAACTTCCTGGAACTCCCAGTTCTGTAAATGGCCTGCAATATGCGCATAGGAAATTGATGCAAAGAGAATTAGGAGCTGAGGATTCAATGGATGGCAGCGTTGCAAGCGAGCTAGAATATGGTGATCCAATATCAACAATTGATAATCTAAAAACAGCTCTAAAATCTGAAAGAAAGGCTCTGAGTGCTATATATCAAGAACTAGAAGAAGAGCGAAGCGCATCCGCTGTAGCTGCTAATCAAACAATGGCAATGATTACAAGATTGCAAGAGGAAAAGGCCGCGATGCGGATGGAAGCGCTGCAATACCAGCGAATGATGGAAGAACAAGCAGAGTATGATCAAGAAGCTTTGCAGCTTTTGAACGAGCTAAtgttgaaaagggaaaaagagaagCAAGAGCTTGAGAAGGAACTGGAAGAGTATAGACAGAAGGTCATGGATTACGAGGCGAAAGAGAAGATAAGGCTGTTGAGAAGAATGAAAGATGGAACCACAAGAAGCAgagactcttcttcttcctctgatATATCCATTGATCTCAACCGCGAAgtaagggacaaagaagaagaagataactTGAACAACAAGGCAACTACTGCTGATGGTGTTTCGAATTTGGAAGAGATGGCATTGGATTGTGTGAAACATATTAGTGTTCTTGATGATTCATTAGCCGAATTCGAAGAAGAGCGAGCCTTGATTCTTGATCAGCTAAGAGAATTGGAGGAAAAGATTATGAATCTCGAAGAGAGCGAAGAATTCATGGATGATATCGAAATAACTGAGCATTCATCAACACATTGTGACAAAGAATTGAATGAGAATTGCAGCAACTATAGCAGTCCAGAGGAAAATATGCATAATTTTTCAGATgataaacaaaataatcaaagaagaacAATGGGATCATTGGCAAAAAGGCTGCTACCATATCTAGATGCCGCGGAAAATGAGAACGAGGAAGAAGCATACACACTTGATCATACACAAATCATGAAACCTGAATCAGTTGAAGATGTGCAAGATTCAGTTGGTGCAATTGAAAAGGTTTCAGTTGAAGAAGAAGTGGATCGTGTTTATGAGCGGTTACAAGCTCTTGAATCTGATAGAGAGTTTCTGCAAAATTGTGTGGGCTCTATACAGAACGGTGACAAAGGAACCGATCTGCTTCAAGAAATTTTGCAACATCTTCGTGATCTTAAAGCCGTTGAACACAGATTGAAGAACTTGGGCACTGATCCATTGATGTGA
- the LOC107609416 gene encoding myosin-binding protein 3 isoform X3, producing MTIFLTHHDVIITKLSLNVLFNILPSFHCSFFSLPTLFPLLTFSSTLFIESHTYAKETPKLRKIGNKTKKQKPSMAANKFATMLHRNTNKVVVILVYAVLEWILIVLLLLNSLFSYLISRFAKCVGLQPPCLWCSRVDHILQHGKSGNLDKDLVCESHAAEISKLGYCSNHKKLADTQHMCEDCLASRPNRHENSVGIGHNRIAFISWISHENGDDDDTKRCSCCNESLRRELYPPYLLLKPSWGDARKGSFIVESIHDEKEADKDIEFEINNGEEEEEEDHDDVHQILSDIESFILREVAEDRSSSVSNLHSDEKEGEKDDLIIITELDPNGSINCWEDRSIEVIHRHFKNNVECETNRLIPVEFIDSVTSLPFEPCKIDELERFDITESSLENSIVFEFEELKQDSVAKVHREKIFTFEEAQTSSNEDNNVEAVSEEQNNTRVDLPISEEPLCSYGSSHEDESSMDDESSTSDDDDDDVGNAFEKFIAQNNLSKSQILSNGDNDIEDDMEESHKNPTDNLPPSEEQEFSCQCIAEDESSESEDDTGVANAFDEFISQNNLCSDKEAAKDNDYAEMIEKTNSAEKNHEETSHQSCEADEDKLPGTPSSVNGLQYAHRKLMQRELGAEDSMDGSVASELEYGDPISTIDNLKTALKSERKALSAIYQELEEERSASAVAANQTMAMITRLQEEKAAMRMEALQYQRMMEEQAEYDQEALQLLNELMLKREKEKQELEKELEEYRQKVMDYEAKEKIRLLRRMKDGTTRSRDSSSSSDISIDLNREVRDKEEEDNLNNKATTADGVSNLEEMALDCVKHISVLDDSLAEFEEERALILDQLRELEEKIMNLEESEEFMDDIEITEHSSTHCDKELNENCSNYSSPEENMHNFSDDKQNNQRRTMGSLAKRLLPYLDAAENENEEEAYTLDHTQIMKPESVEDVQDSVGAIEKVSVEEEVDRVYERLQALESDREFLQNCVGSIQNGDKGTDLLQEILQHLRDLKAVEHRLKNLGTDPLM from the exons ATGACAATATTTTTGACTCACCATGATGTGATAATTACCAAACTATCCCTTAATGTACTCTTTAACATCCTTCCTTCTTTCCATTGCTCTTTCTTTTCCCTTCCCACACTTTTCCCTCTTCTCACATTCTCTTCCACACTCTTCATAGAGTCACACACATATGCAAAAGAAACTCCAAAGCTTCGGAAAATTGGAAAcaaaaccaaaaaacaaaaacCATCAATGGCCGCCAACAAGTTTGCCACCATGCTACACAGAAACACCAACAAAGTTGTGGTGATTCTTGTGTATGCAGTTCTTGAATGGATCCTCATAGTACTTCTTCTCCTCAACTCCTTGTTCAGCTACCTCATCTCAAGATTTGCAAAATGTGTTGGCCTCCAACCACCATGCCTTTGGTGCTCAAGGGTTGATCACATCTTGCAGCATGGAAAAAGTGGAAATTTGGATAAGGATCTTGTTTGTGAGTCTCATGCAGCTGAGATTTCGAAGCTTGGTTACTGTTCAAATCATAAAAAGCTTGCTGACACACAGCACATGTGTGAGGATTGCTTGGCTTCTAGGCCGAACCGGCACGAAAACTCAGTTGGGATTGGACACAACAGAATCGCATTCATATCTTGGATTAGTCATGAAAACGGTGATGATGATGACACAAAGAGATGCTCCTGCTGCAATGAGAGCTTGAGGAGAGAGCTTTACCCTCCTTATCTTTTGTTGAAGCCTTCTTGGGGAGATGCAAGAAAAGGCTCTTTCATTGTAGAATCAATACATGATGAAAAGGAAGCTGATAAAGACATTGAGTTTGAGATTAacaatggagaagaagaagaagaagaagatcatgATGATGTGCATCAGATACTTTCTGATATTGAGAGTTTTATCCTCAGGGAAGTGGCAGAGGATCGTTCGAGTTCTGTCTCGAACTTGCACTCTGATGAAAAGGAAGGAGAAAAAGATGATCTTATCATCATCACCGAGCTGGATCCTAATGGTTCTATCAATTGTTGGGAAGATAGATCAATTGAAGTCATCCATAGACACTTCAAGAACAATGTGGAATGCGAAACGAATCGCTTGATACCTGTTGAGTTCATAGATTCTGTTACCTCTTTGCCTTTTGAACCATGCAAGATTGATGAACTTGAAAGGTTTGATATAACTGAATCAAGCTTGGAGAATTCTATagtttttgaatttgaagaatTGAAACAGGATTCAGTAGCAAAGGTACATCGAGAGAAGATTTTTACTTTTGAAGAAGCTCAAACTTCTTCGAATGAAGACAACAATGTTGAAGCTGTCTCAGAAGAACAAAATAACACTAGAG TTGATTTGCCTATATCTGAAGAACCACTTTGCTCATATGGAAGCTCACATGAAGATGAATCTTCAATGGATGATGAATCCTCAacaagtgatgatgatgatgatgatgttggaAATGCCTTTGAAAAATTCATTGCTCAGAATAATCTAAGCAAGTCTCAAATTTTATCCAATGGTGACAATGATATAGAAGATGATATGGAAGAATCACACAAAAATCCAACAG ATAATTTGCCTCCATCTGAAGAACAAGAATTCTCATGTCAATGCATAGCAGAAGACGAATCTTCAGAAAGCGAGGATGATACTGGAGTTGCTAATGCCTTTGATGAATTCATTTCTCAGAATAACCTAT GTTCAGATAAAGAAGCTGCAAAAGATAATGACTATGCTGAAATGATTGAGAAAACAAACTCAGCCGAGAAAAATCATGAAGAAACAAGCCATCAATCATGTGAAGCAGATGAAGATAAACTTCCTGGAACTCCCAGTTCTGTAAATGGCCTGCAATATGCGCATAGGAAATTGATGCAAAGAGAATTAGGAGCTGAGGATTCAATGGATGGCAGCGTTGCAAGCGAGCTAGAATATGGTGATCCAATATCAACAATTGATAATCTAAAAACAGCTCTAAAATCTGAAAGAAAGGCTCTGAGTGCTATATATCAAGAACTAGAAGAAGAGCGAAGCGCATCCGCTGTAGCTGCTAATCAAACAATGGCAATGATTACAAGATTGCAAGAGGAAAAGGCCGCGATGCGGATGGAAGCGCTGCAATACCAGCGAATGATGGAAGAACAAGCAGAGTATGATCAAGAAGCTTTGCAGCTTTTGAACGAGCTAAtgttgaaaagggaaaaagagaagCAAGAGCTTGAGAAGGAACTGGAAGAGTATAGACAGAAGGTCATGGATTACGAGGCGAAAGAGAAGATAAGGCTGTTGAGAAGAATGAAAGATGGAACCACAAGAAGCAgagactcttcttcttcctctgatATATCCATTGATCTCAACCGCGAAgtaagggacaaagaagaagaagataactTGAACAACAAGGCAACTACTGCTGATGGTGTTTCGAATTTGGAAGAGATGGCATTGGATTGTGTGAAACATATTAGTGTTCTTGATGATTCATTAGCCGAATTCGAAGAAGAGCGAGCCTTGATTCTTGATCAGCTAAGAGAATTGGAGGAAAAGATTATGAATCTCGAAGAGAGCGAAGAATTCATGGATGATATCGAAATAACTGAGCATTCATCAACACATTGTGACAAAGAATTGAATGAGAATTGCAGCAACTATAGCAGTCCAGAGGAAAATATGCATAATTTTTCAGATgataaacaaaataatcaaagaagaacAATGGGATCATTGGCAAAAAGGCTGCTACCATATCTAGATGCCGCGGAAAATGAGAACGAGGAAGAAGCATACACACTTGATCATACACAAATCATGAAACCTGAATCAGTTGAAGATGTGCAAGATTCAGTTGGTGCAATTGAAAAGGTTTCAGTTGAAGAAGAAGTGGATCGTGTTTATGAGCGGTTACAAGCTCTTGAATCTGATAGAGAGTTTCTGCAAAATTGTGTGGGCTCTATACAGAACGGTGACAAAGGAACCGATCTGCTTCAAGAAATTTTGCAACATCTTCGTGATCTTAAAGCCGTTGAACACAGATTGAAGAACTTGGGCACTGATCCATTGATGTGA
- the LOC107609416 gene encoding myosin-binding protein 3 isoform X1, which yields MTIFLTHHDVIITKLSLNVLFNILPSFHCSFFSLPTLFPLLTFSSTLFIESHTYAKETPKLRKIGNKTKKQKPSMAANKFATMLHRNTNKVVVILVYAVLEWILIVLLLLNSLFSYLISRFAKCVGLQPPCLWCSRVDHILQHGKSGNLDKDLVCESHAAEISKLGYCSNHKKLADTQHMCEDCLASRPNRHENSVGIGHNRIAFISWISHENGDDDDTKRCSCCNESLRRELYPPYLLLKPSWGDARKGSFIVESIHDEKEADKDIEFEINNGEEEEEEDHDDVHQILSDIESFILREVAEDRSSSVSNLHSDEKEGEKDDLIIITELDPNGSINCWEDRSIEVIHRHFKNNVECETNRLIPVEFIDSVTSLPFEPCKIDELERFDITESSLENSIVFEFEELKQDSVAKVHREKIFTFEEAQTSSNEDNNVEAVSEEQNNTRVDLPISEEPLCSYGSSHEDESSMDDESSTSDDDDDDVGNAFEKFIAQNNLSKSQILSNGDNDIEDDMEESHKNPTDNLPPSEEQEFSCQCIAEDESSESEDDTGVANAFDEFISQNNLCLDKGEKDNDYAEMIVNDDGVDNAFDKFISQNNLCSDKEAAKDNDYAEMIEKTNSAEKNHEETSHQSCEADEDKLPGTPSSVNGLQYAHRKLMQRELGAEDSMDGSVASELEYGDPISTIDNLKTALKSERKALSAIYQELEEERSASAVAANQTMAMITRLQEEKAAMRMEALQYQRMMEEQAEYDQEALQLLNELMLKREKEKQELEKELEEYRQKVMDYEAKEKIRLLRRMKDGTTRSRDSSSSSDISIDLNREVRDKEEEDNLNNKATTADGVSNLEEMALDCVKHISVLDDSLAEFEEERALILDQLRELEEKIMNLEESEEFMDDIEITEHSSTHCDKELNENCSNYSSPEENMHNFSDDKQNNQRRTMGSLAKRLLPYLDAAENENEEEAYTLDHTQIMKPESVEDVQDSVGAIEKVSVEEEVDRVYERLQALESDREFLQNCVGSIQNGDKGTDLLQEILQHLRDLKAVEHRLKNLGTDPLM from the exons ATGACAATATTTTTGACTCACCATGATGTGATAATTACCAAACTATCCCTTAATGTACTCTTTAACATCCTTCCTTCTTTCCATTGCTCTTTCTTTTCCCTTCCCACACTTTTCCCTCTTCTCACATTCTCTTCCACACTCTTCATAGAGTCACACACATATGCAAAAGAAACTCCAAAGCTTCGGAAAATTGGAAAcaaaaccaaaaaacaaaaacCATCAATGGCCGCCAACAAGTTTGCCACCATGCTACACAGAAACACCAACAAAGTTGTGGTGATTCTTGTGTATGCAGTTCTTGAATGGATCCTCATAGTACTTCTTCTCCTCAACTCCTTGTTCAGCTACCTCATCTCAAGATTTGCAAAATGTGTTGGCCTCCAACCACCATGCCTTTGGTGCTCAAGGGTTGATCACATCTTGCAGCATGGAAAAAGTGGAAATTTGGATAAGGATCTTGTTTGTGAGTCTCATGCAGCTGAGATTTCGAAGCTTGGTTACTGTTCAAATCATAAAAAGCTTGCTGACACACAGCACATGTGTGAGGATTGCTTGGCTTCTAGGCCGAACCGGCACGAAAACTCAGTTGGGATTGGACACAACAGAATCGCATTCATATCTTGGATTAGTCATGAAAACGGTGATGATGATGACACAAAGAGATGCTCCTGCTGCAATGAGAGCTTGAGGAGAGAGCTTTACCCTCCTTATCTTTTGTTGAAGCCTTCTTGGGGAGATGCAAGAAAAGGCTCTTTCATTGTAGAATCAATACATGATGAAAAGGAAGCTGATAAAGACATTGAGTTTGAGATTAacaatggagaagaagaagaagaagaagatcatgATGATGTGCATCAGATACTTTCTGATATTGAGAGTTTTATCCTCAGGGAAGTGGCAGAGGATCGTTCGAGTTCTGTCTCGAACTTGCACTCTGATGAAAAGGAAGGAGAAAAAGATGATCTTATCATCATCACCGAGCTGGATCCTAATGGTTCTATCAATTGTTGGGAAGATAGATCAATTGAAGTCATCCATAGACACTTCAAGAACAATGTGGAATGCGAAACGAATCGCTTGATACCTGTTGAGTTCATAGATTCTGTTACCTCTTTGCCTTTTGAACCATGCAAGATTGATGAACTTGAAAGGTTTGATATAACTGAATCAAGCTTGGAGAATTCTATagtttttgaatttgaagaatTGAAACAGGATTCAGTAGCAAAGGTACATCGAGAGAAGATTTTTACTTTTGAAGAAGCTCAAACTTCTTCGAATGAAGACAACAATGTTGAAGCTGTCTCAGAAGAACAAAATAACACTAGAG TTGATTTGCCTATATCTGAAGAACCACTTTGCTCATATGGAAGCTCACATGAAGATGAATCTTCAATGGATGATGAATCCTCAacaagtgatgatgatgatgatgatgttggaAATGCCTTTGAAAAATTCATTGCTCAGAATAATCTAAGCAAGTCTCAAATTTTATCCAATGGTGACAATGATATAGAAGATGATATGGAAGAATCACACAAAAATCCAACAG ATAATTTGCCTCCATCTGAAGAACAAGAATTCTCATGTCAATGCATAGCAGAAGACGAATCTTCAGAAAGCGAGGATGATACTGGAGTTGCTAATGCCTTTGATGAATTCATTTCTCAGAATAACCTAT GTTTAGATAAAGGTGAAAAAGATAATGATTATGCTGAAATGATTGTGAATGATGATGGAGTTGACAATGCCTTTGATAAATTTATTTCTCAGAATAACCTAT GTTCAGATAAAGAAGCTGCAAAAGATAATGACTATGCTGAAATGATTGAGAAAACAAACTCAGCCGAGAAAAATCATGAAGAAACAAGCCATCAATCATGTGAAGCAGATGAAGATAAACTTCCTGGAACTCCCAGTTCTGTAAATGGCCTGCAATATGCGCATAGGAAATTGATGCAAAGAGAATTAGGAGCTGAGGATTCAATGGATGGCAGCGTTGCAAGCGAGCTAGAATATGGTGATCCAATATCAACAATTGATAATCTAAAAACAGCTCTAAAATCTGAAAGAAAGGCTCTGAGTGCTATATATCAAGAACTAGAAGAAGAGCGAAGCGCATCCGCTGTAGCTGCTAATCAAACAATGGCAATGATTACAAGATTGCAAGAGGAAAAGGCCGCGATGCGGATGGAAGCGCTGCAATACCAGCGAATGATGGAAGAACAAGCAGAGTATGATCAAGAAGCTTTGCAGCTTTTGAACGAGCTAAtgttgaaaagggaaaaagagaagCAAGAGCTTGAGAAGGAACTGGAAGAGTATAGACAGAAGGTCATGGATTACGAGGCGAAAGAGAAGATAAGGCTGTTGAGAAGAATGAAAGATGGAACCACAAGAAGCAgagactcttcttcttcctctgatATATCCATTGATCTCAACCGCGAAgtaagggacaaagaagaagaagataactTGAACAACAAGGCAACTACTGCTGATGGTGTTTCGAATTTGGAAGAGATGGCATTGGATTGTGTGAAACATATTAGTGTTCTTGATGATTCATTAGCCGAATTCGAAGAAGAGCGAGCCTTGATTCTTGATCAGCTAAGAGAATTGGAGGAAAAGATTATGAATCTCGAAGAGAGCGAAGAATTCATGGATGATATCGAAATAACTGAGCATTCATCAACACATTGTGACAAAGAATTGAATGAGAATTGCAGCAACTATAGCAGTCCAGAGGAAAATATGCATAATTTTTCAGATgataaacaaaataatcaaagaagaacAATGGGATCATTGGCAAAAAGGCTGCTACCATATCTAGATGCCGCGGAAAATGAGAACGAGGAAGAAGCATACACACTTGATCATACACAAATCATGAAACCTGAATCAGTTGAAGATGTGCAAGATTCAGTTGGTGCAATTGAAAAGGTTTCAGTTGAAGAAGAAGTGGATCGTGTTTATGAGCGGTTACAAGCTCTTGAATCTGATAGAGAGTTTCTGCAAAATTGTGTGGGCTCTATACAGAACGGTGACAAAGGAACCGATCTGCTTCAAGAAATTTTGCAACATCTTCGTGATCTTAAAGCCGTTGAACACAGATTGAAGAACTTGGGCACTGATCCATTGATGTGA